From the Mycobacterium noviomagense genome, the window GTGCGGCGGCAAGTCGGCACCGGAGTCGTCGTGGCGCGAGATGCCCACACCACGGTGTTCGATCATGATGACATCCAGCCCGGTGGCGGCGGCCCGCCGTCGGAACCCCTTGTACACCAGTATCGATGCGAGTCCCGGCCCACCGGGGATGATCACCAGCGGATGGCTGGTCCTCGGTCCTGTGCGCACGTAGTAGAGGTCGAACTGCTCTGCGCTGCCTGGCGAGACCGGTCGCCGCAAGGGTCGGACTCCGGGCAGGGACGCCAGTTTGTTGTGCACGCGCCGCCGTTTGGCATTCATCGTCATCGGCATCGACCCGCCATTGGGACATTCTGCCGAAATCTGTCGTCAGGCGCCGCTGGCACCCGCATGGCCGTCAAGCGCCCAACTCGATATGGTGTGCGCCCTGAACGCCGTGATAGCGAGTTGGAGTACATGTCAACACGATCAGCTGTCCGTGGGCGCCGACCATGTCGAACACTTCCCCCATCTTGACCAGGCGGTCGGGATCGGTGAAGCCCAGCGCGTCGTCGATAAGCACAGGGACCGTGTCTTCCTTTGCGACCAACGCCGCGCCCGCCAACCGCACGAGGATGCCCAGTTGCTCCTTGGCGCCGCCCGACAGCGACTCGTAGGGCACAGTGCGGCCGTCAAGGGTTCGGCTGCGAATACTCAGGTCACTGTCGACCTCGACTTCGAAACTGGGCCCGAACACAGGGCGACCGAGCCGCTGCAGTTCGGTGCGGAACGGCTCGACGTAGCGCAACCGGGTGTTGTCGCGATGACGGACCATCACCGAGCGCAACAGTTCCGCAGCACGCGCGCGGCGGCGCACCCGGGAGTATTCGGCCGCGGCATGCTCACGGCGAGTTTCGGCTTCGTCGAGCTTTCCTTTTCGCCCTTCGGTACCGAACACGGCCAGTTCCACCGCGATGTCATGCAGCGCACGGGCCGTTTCCTCGCGGTGGGTACGCAGCGTGTCGGCCGCCTCGGTGGCGTCCGCGAGTTCGGCGGCAACCATGTCCGGCGCCGCCGCATCGAGCTGGTCGGACAGGTCCGCCAGTCGCTGGTGAGCTGCTTGGGCGGACCGCAGATCTGCATCCGCGGCGGCAGCCAAGTCATCGTCGGGGCGGGATGCCCGCTGCTCGGCCAGCCGGGCGGTTGCCGCATCCAGCTCGCTCCGCTGGGTTGCCAGCTTGTCCTGCAAAACCGCTGCGCGCGTTGACGCCTCGGCTACCCGGCTGGCTGCGGCGGCCGAAACTTGGCGACACTCCTCGGAGTGCGCTAATGCTTGCCCGTAAGCCGTTTCGGCCGCGTCGAGCTCAGCCCGGGCGACCGTGATATCCACTGTGGCATCGGCTGGTTCTTCGGGCTGACCGGCACGCAACTCCGCCAGCCGGGCACGCAGTTGCTCGACATCGTCGTCACCACAGAGCGTGGTCAGCGTGGCGGTCACCTTGTCGCGGTCGCTGTGCAGTTCGCGGCGCCGCTTATCGGCGCATCGCGCCGTAGCCAGGTCGGCCACCTCACCGGCCGCTAGCGCAGCCGCCAATTCCCTTTGGGCGGCTGCATATTCGGCTTCGATGTCGCGTGCCGTGGCACCGGGGATGAATCGGGCGGTCAGCACACCGGAAACCACGACCTCGGCAGGGCCGGTCGCCGTCGTCGACCAGGTCTGCCCGGCGGATAACGGGATGCGCTGGGCGTCGGCCTCGATTTCGATGTCTGCAGCAGCTGTGAATTCGACTGTCGCCGAAACTAACTCGATTCTGCTTTTCGCCCGGTCGGCCGCTGCCGCGGCATTTTCGATGCGCTGCATGACGGCATCGGTGAGGGCTATCCGGGATAACTCCGTCGAGATCCGCTCCTGGTCGCGGTTTGCGGCGTCGATCTTGGCGAGCCGGGTGGCCAGGCCGTCGGCCTCACCACGTTCGCAAAGTTTCTCCAACACATCTCGAGCGGTGTTCAGCCGTTGTCGGGCAGCGGCCAGATCGGTGTTGGCCTGCTCGAGCGCCGCATCGGCGGCAGCGGCAGCCTCCCGTGCTGCCGCCTGTGCGTCAGCGGCTTGGCGGGCCTCGATTTCCACGGCCGCGATGGTGGTGGCGCGAGTGTCGATGTCGGCGCGCAACCGCAGCCGCTCGCTGTGCGCGGAAGCAGACGCGGTACTGGTCGCGGCGGCGGCACTGGCGAGCAGGTGGGCTTCCCGGAGTTGCTCGGTGAGCCCCGTGATGACGGCGGCGGCGGCTTGCGCGGCGCGGTGCCGCGCGTCTGCCTCCTGCTGGCGTCGGGACAACTCGGCGAGTTCATCGCTCAACGCAGCGTGCCGGCGCACCCGGTCGTCGACTTCGGCGACCGCCGCAGCGCACCGGGCAACATCCTCTTCGGCTTCGCGCAGAAGTGTGATCGCAGCGGACCACTCCCCGGTCGGACGTCCAGTCGGCGTGAAGTAGCGCGCGTACTCCGCCTCGATGCGCTCGATGAGCAGCGGCTCGGTGCCCGACAACATGGCCGCGTCACCGGCTGCCACGTCCAGCGCACGCGACAGCGCGTCACAGCCGGAGAAATCCACCGCGGCAGTCGACGTCGCCTGCAAGACCCGTTGCGCCTGCCATAGCTCGGTGTCCATGGTCTCGGCCAGCATGGCGCACACCCGCTCGTGTGCCTCGTCGCCGGTCAGCTGTTCCCGGCGAGGGGCCAATACAGTCAGCTGGGTCTCGCACTTCTTGTGGAACCGCTTGTGATAGACGAATCGATAAGGGCCCGTGCTGATCTCGGCAGTGACCTCCGACCCGACGTCGGCGTGGGTGGGCTTGACCTGCTTGACGTCTTTCTTCGTTGAGCGGTCTTTGGACTGCAGCAGCAGATCCAGCGCCTCGATCATCGATGACTTGCCGATTTCGTTGGGCCCACACACCACCACCACGCCGCTGTCGGGGAATTCGATCTCGCGGTGCGCGATGCCGCGGTAGTTCGTCAAAACCAGCCGGTGCAGTTTCACGCCGCACCTCGGTCGCGATCGGCAAGCCGCAGGAGTAGCGCCAACGCTGCCTGCGCATCGTCGGCGGCATCACCCTCGCCGGCACGGGCGGTTGCGACGAGTTCGTCGACGGCGGCGGCGGCGAACCCGCCGATGCCGAGGTCACTGAACTCACCGTCGGCCGGGGTCACGGCCAGGTCGCTATGGCGCTCCCACAGGCCCAGCCACGCGAACAGCCGCGAGTATTTGTCGAGGCAGGCGTCCAGGGCGGCGCGGTCGGTGACGGTCAATGACCCGGTCAAGGCCAGCCGCACCACCGTGCGGTCCTTGTCGGTCATCTGGTCGAGGTTCAGGTCCAGGTCGGCGATGTCGCGGTTGTTGTCGACTTGGTGGCGCAGGGTGAGGAACCGCCAGCGACCGACATGGCGAGCCTCGACGCTGACCGCCCGCTTGGGGTCGGCTTCGTCGATGTCGACGATCAGGACGTGCCCGGGATCGGATTCGACGTCGTCGAAGTTGGTGACCTCCGGTGAGCCGGAGTACCACACCCGACCGCTGCTGCCGACCGTGGTAAGGGAGTGCTTGTCGCCCAGCGCAACATAGTGGACCAGACCGCGGGTCAGCGCATCTTCCAGCGCCGCGAGCCCGATGACGGCGGGTTTGCCGGGATCGGGGTCGAGCACGTCGACGCCGCCGTGCGCGACCAGTATTCGGCTGATCCCGTCGTTCGGCACGCCGTCGAGCGCTTCGGCGACCAGGTCGGTGGTGGGCGACTTCGAGCGCCAGGGCGCGGCGACGATCTGCACGCCCGGCCGCACCTCGTGCACGCCGGCCCGGTCGAGGACGACGACGTTGTCCGGGCGTTCTGCAGTGAACAGTGCGCTGATGTACACCGACGACGCATCCAGCGGGTCGTGGTTACCCGGCAGTAGGTAGACCGGAATGCCGATGGCGCGCATGGCTTCCAGGGACTGACTGACCACCTGCGGAGACAGCTGGTTGTGTTCGAAGACGTCCCCGGCAACCACCACGAACTCCGCACCCACCTCGGCCGCCAGGGCACCCAGCCCGGCCACGGCGTCGCGGCGGGCCGCTGAATACCGCGGCTGGGCTTCCCCGGCCAGGAAGTGACGGGTCATGCCCAACTGCCAGTCGGCGGTGTGCACGAAGCGCATGGCGGTCCCGTCCTTTCTGCCTTGCCGTGCCGGGCATCGCGAGTCTAGGACCGGGCACCGACAAGTTCGGGGACCTTGCTCGGCACGTCCCGGGGTCGGGCCTTACCGTTGGTCAGGTGAGCAGCCGGCATACGTTGGTGCTACTGCGGCATGCGAAATCGGCGTACCCCGACGGGGTCGCTGACCACGACCGGCCGCTTGCACCACGAGGACTTCGCGAGGCTCCGTTGGCCGGTGAGTGGCTGCGCGCCAACGTGTCTGCCATCGACTTGGTGCTGTGTTCCACCGCGACGCGCGCCCGCCAGACATTGGAGCGCACCGGTGTGCAGGCGCCGGTGCGCTACGTCGAGCGCTTATATGGCGCCACTCCGGCAATGGTGATCGACGAAATCAATGGGGTCGACGACGACGTCGCCACCCTGCTCGTCGTCGGGCATGAACCGACGATGTCTGAGGTGGCGACCGGCCTAGCCGGTGCCGATGGCACGAACAGCGCTGCGGTGCAAGGCATTTCGACGAAGTTCCCGACGTCGGCGCTCGCGGTGTTGCATGTCGCCGGCCGCTGGAAGGATCTCACGCCGGGCGGTGCCGCGCTGGTCGACTTCCACGTGCCGCGTTAATCCCGAGTATCGCCTTCACATCACCAGCCAGCGGCGCGCTCGCGTACCAACTATAGTTGGCGCTTACTAACTAAAGTTGACGTGAACCAACTATAGTTGGTGCTGCCTCAGAGGTGTCGAATGGAGCTGAACCGGCCGTTTGCGACGGTGACACCAACGTTGGACGGCGACGTCCTCGCGGTTCTGGCGACGCACGACGCTACGTTTACGACCGGGCAGATCCATCGCATCCTGAACGGCTTCTCAGAAGAGGGTATCCGCAAGGTTCTCGCACGACTGGTTCTGCAAGGCGTGGTGCTCGCCGAGCGGGTGGGTAACGCATTCGCTTATCGGCTCAACACCGAACACCTGGCCGCAGAGCCGATCCAGGCGCTGGCAAGTCTGCCAAAAACCTTCCTGGCGCGACTCGAACTGCGACTCAGCGAATGGGAGCACCCGCCGAAATATGCGGCAGTATTCGGATCTGTTGTGCGCGGCACGATGACCGCGCACAGCGACGTGGACCTGTTCTTGGTCCAGGATGACGCTACGCCCCAACCCCTGTGGACGCGGCAAGTGCATGAGCTCGCCGCGGCGGTAAGTAGGTGGACTGGAAACGATGCGCGCGTCGTCGAGTACACAATCGCTGAACTGCGCGCTGCTCGGACCGAGCCCATGGTGCGCGAAGTTCTCGATCAGGGCCTGACCGTAGCGGGATCGAGGGCCTGGCTACTCAAGCAGGCCCGACCGATCGGGAAGGGGCGCAAGAATCGGTGACCGGGCGAACAAAGACGTGTTCGGAGGTTATCCGGCTGGGGCGGCTGAAGAAGGCCATACAGTTCCTTGATGCCGCGCTCTACATCGAAGACGAGACGCCAGACGCGTCGGGAACCCTCTTGTTCTCGCGGGCATCGCTGCGGCGGACGTTATATGTTGCTCGCCTCGGAAAGTAAGCAGTAGGCGAGAACCACAATGAGGCAATTTCACTGCTTGCGCAGTCGGAGCACAGCATGGAGAAGCACCTGCGCGCTCTGCTGAATGTGAAGTCGAAGGTCGCATACACCCACCAATCAGCAACTGCCGGCGAGCGCAAGAAAGCCAAACGAGCGGCGGAGGCGCTTGTTGAGACCGCTCGTCGTACGTCTATTCCACAACGCTAGGAGTTCGTCGAGAGCGTCAGCTCCATGAGCTTGATCGCCTGCGCGCACGCGTCGATGCCGGGGGCCTGCGGGTTGACCCACCAGCCGACCACCCCGGCGGCGTCGCTGGCCACCCCGCAGGAGCCGTTGGGGTCGTTCGGCCGCATCACGATCGACTGCACGCCGGCAATGGAGCGGTTCTCGATCTGGTACTTGAGCCCCTCGGCGACCTTGCGTTCGTTGGCAAGGCTGCCCTGTTCGAACCAGAACCGGGTGATGTCGATGAGACCGGCCGGGTTGGCCGCCTGCCATCGGCAGATGGCGCCGACGAATGTGCTCTGGATATCGAGCGGGTCAGCGCCCACCGTCTTGGCCAGGATGTCGGTGGTCAGCACTTCGCATTCCTTGAGCAGGTTCGGGTACTGCTGCTCGGAGTTGTTGTTGCGCTGGCCGCCGCCTTCGCCCGCCCGGACCGGTTTGCCGGCCACCGACCGCGAACACCCGGTCACCATGGCCATCGCCGCGATGACGGCCATCGCCGCCGCGAGCACCCGTTGACGCATTGGGCGACTCATTTCGAGTTCGCAATCGATTGACGCGCCAGTTCCTTCGCTATGTCGCATGGATCCGGGAACGGTTTCTGGTTGAAGCTCACCGACCATTCGATGAAGTCGTCTTGGAACTGGATGCCGACCTCGCACAGCGAGTCACCCAACGTCGGCTCGGAACCGATGGCGATGAAGCCGCCGTGGCCGTTGATGTTGATGTCCTCGACGCTGGTCCGCGACAGCTCCTCGGTCTTGCGCTCCCGCCCGATCGGGCTGCCGCGATACCAGGAGAAAGAGAAGTGCGGGCCCAGGATGCCGCCGCCTGCCAGCCACTGGCAGCCGACCGAGTTCTGGGCGGTGTTGACCAGTCCCGGAATCTTGGTGAGCTCCGACACGGTCTGGTCGCTGATACCGCCGCATTGCGGAAAGAACGGCCCGTGATGCCCCTCCGCGGACGACGGTGACGACGACTCGGTGGGCTGGGGTTGCCTGGCGCCGGAATGCGAGCACGCGGCCATCGCCGGGATCAAGGTCGCCGCCACCAGGGCGAGCGCCACCACGTTGCGCTGCACTGCTACGCGTACCTTCTGCTGGTCACACGATGCACTGTAGCGGCAGCACCTTAGGGCAACCACGGCACACGCGCTGAACAGGTCTTTAGCATCTCCGACCGGCGTCTTTCAGCAGCGGGGTCATCCGGCGTGGTCAGGACTCGACAACGCGCGGTGTGCGACAGTTACCAGATGCTCCTGGCATTGCTGCGCCAGTACGTCCGGCCGTACCGCTGGCTGGTCGCAGCGGTGATGGCACTGCAAACCGTCAGCACTCTGGCTTCGCTGTACCTGCCTACGGTCAACGCCACCGTCATCGATGACGGGGTGGCCAAGGGCGACACTGCCATCATCGTGCGGCTTGGCGGAGTGATGCTGGCAGTCACAGCTCTGCAGATGCTGTGCTCTGTCGGCGCCGTCTACTTCGGCTCACGCACCGGGATGGGATTCGGCCGCGACCTGCGCTCGGCCATGTTCCATCACGTCACCGAATTCTCCGAGCACGAGACCGCCCGGTTCGGCACGCCGACGTTGCTGACACGGACGACCAACGATGTGCGGCAGATCCAGCTGGTGGTGCAGATGACCTGCACCGTGCTCGTTACCGCACCGATCATGTGCATCGGCGGCGTCGTCATGGCCATCCATCAAGACGCCGGGCTTTCGTGGCTGTTGCTGGTCAGTGTGCCTCTGTTGGGCTTGGCCAATTACTGGATCATCTCGCGGATGCTGCCGATCTTTCGCAGGATGCAAAAACTAGTCGACGGCATCAACCGGGTGATGCGCGACCAACTTTCCGGCGTCCGGGTGGTGAGAGCCTTCGCCCGCGAACAATTGGAGCGGGACCGGTTCGCCCACGCCAATTTGACGCTGTCGAATACCGCGCTGGAGGCGGGCAAGTGGCAGGCGCTGATGTTGCCGGTGACCACGCTGACCATCAACTGCTCGAGCGTCGCGCTGATCTGGTTCGGCGGCCTGCGGATCGATCATGGCCAGATGCAGGTGGGCTCGCTCATCGCGTTCCTGTCTTACTTCATGCAGATCCTGATGGCGGTGTTGATGGCCACGATGCTGCTGATGATGCTGCCGCGGGCCTCGGTCTGCGCAGAGCGGATCACCGAGGTGCTCTCTACGCGCGTCGCGGTCGATAACCCTGCGGTGCCGGTGTTCCCGGATGCCGGGGTGACGGGCGTAGTGCGGTTGGACGGCGCCACCTTCAGCTACCCGGGGGCGGATCGGCCGGTGTTGCAGGGCGTTTCGCTGACTGCGCTGCCGGGCACCACCACCGCCGTTGTCGGCAGCACCGGTTCCGGCAAGTCCACGCTGATATCGCTGATCTGCCGGCTCTACGACGTGACCGATGGGGCTGTGCTGGTCGACGGCGTCGACGTGCGCGACTACGACATCGAGCGACTGTGGTCGGCCGTCGGGCTGGTCCCACAGCGCGGCTACCTGTTCTCGGGAACCGTCGCCGACAACTTGCGCTACGGCAAGGCGGATGCCAGCGAAGACGAGATGTGGGAAGCGCTGCGGGTAGCCGACGCCGACGGGTTTGTGCGCGCGCACGACGACGGGCTGCAGATGCGCGTCGCTCAAGGCGGCATCAACTTCTCGGGTGGACAGCGCCAGCGCCTGGCGATCGCGCGCGCGGTGATCCGCCGCCCGGCCATCTACCTGTTCGACGATGCGTTTTCCGCGCTGGACGTGCACACGGACGCACGGGTCCGTGCGGCGCTGCGCGACGTATCGGTAGATTCGACGGTTATCGTTGTCGCGCAGCGTATTTCGACGATCGTCCAGGCGGACCAGGTGATTGTTGTCGACGACGGGCGCGTGGTGGGTGCCGGCGCGCATGACGCATTGGTGGCCGACTGCCCCACCTACGCCGAGTTCGTCGACTCGCAGTCTCTGGGCGCCGGAGTGGGTGGCACGCCATGACTATGGCAATGAACAGGCCGATCCGCGAAGTGGTCGAGGCTCCCGCGGAGCGGTCCCGCGATTTTACCGGCGCGGTCGTCCGTCTGGCTAAACGCCTTGCGCCGCAACGCTGGATGGCCAGTGCGGTGGTCGCGCTGTCGATCGCCGGCATCGCCGTTTCGGTGACCGGGCCGCGGGTCCTGGGACACGCCACCGATCTGTTATTCAACGGCGTGATCAGCCGGCAACTACCGGCCGGGATGACCAAGGAGCAAGCCGTCGCCGCGGCTCGCGCCCGCGGCAATGACACCTTCGCCGAGTTGCTGTCCAGGATGAACCTGGTGCCCGGGCGCGGCGTGGACTTCGCCGCGGTGGGGCGCACACTCGCGTTGGCGCTGACCATCTATCTGGTTGCGGCGGCACTGATTTGGGTGCAGGCGAGGCTGCTCAACGTCACGGTGCGGCGCACCATGCTCGCATTGCGCTCCGATGTCGAGGACAAGGTCCACCGATTGCCGCTCTCGTACTTCGACAGTCGGCAGCGTGGCGAGCTGCTGAGCCGGGTCACCAATGACATTGACAACATCCAAACGTCGATCTCGATGACCATCACCCAGCTGTTCAGCGCGGTGCTGACGGTGGTG encodes:
- a CDS encoding AAA family ATPase; translation: MKLHRLVLTNYRGIAHREIEFPDSGVVVVCGPNEIGKSSMIEALDLLLQSKDRSTKKDVKQVKPTHADVGSEVTAEISTGPYRFVYHKRFHKKCETQLTVLAPRREQLTGDEAHERVCAMLAETMDTELWQAQRVLQATSTAAVDFSGCDALSRALDVAAGDAAMLSGTEPLLIERIEAEYARYFTPTGRPTGEWSAAITLLREAEEDVARCAAAVAEVDDRVRRHAALSDELAELSRRQQEADARHRAAQAAAAVITGLTEQLREAHLLASAAAATSTASASAHSERLRLRADIDTRATTIAAVEIEARQAADAQAAAREAAAAADAALEQANTDLAAARQRLNTARDVLEKLCERGEADGLATRLAKIDAANRDQERISTELSRIALTDAVMQRIENAAAAADRAKSRIELVSATVEFTAAADIEIEADAQRIPLSAGQTWSTTATGPAEVVVSGVLTARFIPGATARDIEAEYAAAQRELAAALAAGEVADLATARCADKRRRELHSDRDKVTATLTTLCGDDDVEQLRARLAELRAGQPEEPADATVDITVARAELDAAETAYGQALAHSEECRQVSAAAASRVAEASTRAAVLQDKLATQRSELDAATARLAEQRASRPDDDLAAAADADLRSAQAAHQRLADLSDQLDAAAPDMVAAELADATEAADTLRTHREETARALHDIAVELAVFGTEGRKGKLDEAETRREHAAAEYSRVRRRARAAELLRSVMVRHRDNTRLRYVEPFRTELQRLGRPVFGPSFEVEVDSDLSIRSRTLDGRTVPYESLSGGAKEQLGILVRLAGAALVAKEDTVPVLIDDALGFTDPDRLVKMGEVFDMVGAHGQLIVLTCTPTRYHGVQGAHHIELGA
- a CDS encoding metallophosphoesterase family protein, giving the protein MRFVHTADWQLGMTRHFLAGEAQPRYSAARRDAVAGLGALAAEVGAEFVVVAGDVFEHNQLSPQVVSQSLEAMRAIGIPVYLLPGNHDPLDASSVYISALFTAERPDNVVVLDRAGVHEVRPGVQIVAAPWRSKSPTTDLVAEALDGVPNDGISRILVAHGGVDVLDPDPGKPAVIGLAALEDALTRGLVHYVALGDKHSLTTVGSSGRVWYSGSPEVTNFDDVESDPGHVLIVDIDEADPKRAVSVEARHVGRWRFLTLRHQVDNNRDIADLDLNLDQMTDKDRTVVRLALTGSLTVTDRAALDACLDKYSRLFAWLGLWERHSDLAVTPADGEFSDLGIGGFAAAAVDELVATARAGEGDAADDAQAALALLLRLADRDRGAA
- a CDS encoding SixA phosphatase family protein; amino-acid sequence: MSSRHTLVLLRHAKSAYPDGVADHDRPLAPRGLREAPLAGEWLRANVSAIDLVLCSTATRARQTLERTGVQAPVRYVERLYGATPAMVIDEINGVDDDVATLLVVGHEPTMSEVATGLAGADGTNSAAVQGISTKFPTSALAVLHVAGRWKDLTPGGAALVDFHVPR
- a CDS encoding nucleotidyltransferase domain-containing protein, whose product is MELNRPFATVTPTLDGDVLAVLATHDATFTTGQIHRILNGFSEEGIRKVLARLVLQGVVLAERVGNAFAYRLNTEHLAAEPIQALASLPKTFLARLELRLSEWEHPPKYAAVFGSVVRGTMTAHSDVDLFLVQDDATPQPLWTRQVHELAAAVSRWTGNDARVVEYTIAELRAARTEPMVREVLDQGLTVAGSRAWLLKQARPIGKGRKNR
- a CDS encoding DUF3558 domain-containing protein, whose protein sequence is MRQRVLAAAMAVIAAMAMVTGCSRSVAGKPVRAGEGGGQRNNNSEQQYPNLLKECEVLTTDILAKTVGADPLDIQSTFVGAICRWQAANPAGLIDITRFWFEQGSLANERKVAEGLKYQIENRSIAGVQSIVMRPNDPNGSCGVASDAAGVVGWWVNPQAPGIDACAQAIKLMELTLSTNS
- a CDS encoding DUF3558 domain-containing protein, translated to MAACSHSGARQPQPTESSSPSSAEGHHGPFFPQCGGISDQTVSELTKIPGLVNTAQNSVGCQWLAGGGILGPHFSFSWYRGSPIGRERKTEELSRTSVEDININGHGGFIAIGSEPTLGDSLCEVGIQFQDDFIEWSVSFNQKPFPDPCDIAKELARQSIANSK
- a CDS encoding ABC transporter ATP-binding protein → MLLALLRQYVRPYRWLVAAVMALQTVSTLASLYLPTVNATVIDDGVAKGDTAIIVRLGGVMLAVTALQMLCSVGAVYFGSRTGMGFGRDLRSAMFHHVTEFSEHETARFGTPTLLTRTTNDVRQIQLVVQMTCTVLVTAPIMCIGGVVMAIHQDAGLSWLLLVSVPLLGLANYWIISRMLPIFRRMQKLVDGINRVMRDQLSGVRVVRAFAREQLERDRFAHANLTLSNTALEAGKWQALMLPVTTLTINCSSVALIWFGGLRIDHGQMQVGSLIAFLSYFMQILMAVLMATMLLMMLPRASVCAERITEVLSTRVAVDNPAVPVFPDAGVTGVVRLDGATFSYPGADRPVLQGVSLTALPGTTTAVVGSTGSGKSTLISLICRLYDVTDGAVLVDGVDVRDYDIERLWSAVGLVPQRGYLFSGTVADNLRYGKADASEDEMWEALRVADADGFVRAHDDGLQMRVAQGGINFSGGQRQRLAIARAVIRRPAIYLFDDAFSALDVHTDARVRAALRDVSVDSTVIVVAQRISTIVQADQVIVVDDGRVVGAGAHDALVADCPTYAEFVDSQSLGAGVGGTP